The genomic segment TTCGGCCAGGCTGACCGTCGTGGTCGTCTTGCCGACCCCGCCCTTGGAATTGGCAATAGAAATGACGCGCGCTGACATGGCTGCAGCTCCTCAACCCCTTGAACCGGAAACGTCAGAGAAAGCAGATTTGCGCCGCGGTGGCTACGCCCGAACGCTGCTGTTCTGTGGGACAATTCAGCGCCTCTCCGACAGGGTTTATCAGAAAGCGCATTGTAAATATTGAGATATCTGGAATCCAATCCTCCGGAGGCGCCTGCATCTTAACTTACCGTCATCAGATGACGGAGGCGATTGCGGCGGCATGGCGTGGAACTGGAGACCCGGAAAAAACAGGCATGAGTCGAAATCGGCTCCACCCCTGGTGGCGCTGACCGGCCCCGGCGGTCCGAACTGGGGGGCGCGGGACGGCGCGGCCCTGACGCGGGACGGATATCTGCGCAATGCCGTGGCCTATCGCTGCATCCGCATGGTGGCCGAAGCCGCCGCCTCCGTGCCGCTGGTGACGGCGCACGAGGCCGCCGCCCGCCTGATCCGCAAACCGGCGCCGGACCTCTCCGGCCCGGCCTTTCTGGAAGGCGTCTACACACAGCTTCAACTGCACGGGAATGCCTTCATAGAGGCCGTGACCCTGCCAGGCGGGGAAGACGGAATCGACGCGCTCTACGCCCTGCAGCCGGGCCGCGTGCGCCCCATCACCGATGGCCGCGGCTGGGCCGAGCGCTGGGCGGTGCGGGAACGCAAGGGCGAACGCCTGCTGCCACGCGAGGCGGTGCTGCACCTGAAACTGTTCCATCCGCAGGACGACATTCTCGGCCTGCCGGCGCTGGCCCCGGCCCGCCGCGCGCTGGACCTGCACAATGCC from the uncultured Hyphomonas sp. genome contains:
- a CDS encoding phage portal protein, producing the protein MAWNWRPGKNRHESKSAPPLVALTGPGGPNWGARDGAALTRDGYLRNAVAYRCIRMVAEAAASVPLVTAHEAAARLIRKPAPDLSGPAFLEGVYTQLQLHGNAFIEAVTLPGGEDGIDALYALQPGRVRPITDGRGWAERWAVRERKGERLLPREAVLHLKLFHPQDDILGLPALAPARRALDLHNASADWAKSLIDNSAKPSGALIWSGHGRMPPEQFDRLKQDLDALYSGAANAGRPLLLEGGLDWRPMSLSPADMDFLEARNSAAREIALALGVPPQLLGIPGDNTYANYKEANLAFWRMTVLPLAEKMAASLSVWLDEPLGGDLDVRCDLDRVPALSAEREALWARLEAASFATPDEKRKLAGLG